A portion of the Chromobacterium sp. IIBBL 290-4 genome contains these proteins:
- a CDS encoding DUF3141 domain-containing protein, with amino-acid sequence MWSTTAVQGGVLPSAQPLFDYWLDACQRGILYWDTLYRRGEAYLEHCESGKPPVLVFDYQIIMDARELPDPANYALAAIKPPSNCPATDASKRPFVVIDPRAGHGPGIGGFKMDSEIGIALQQGHPCYFVMFFPQPVPGQTIESVAKAEGHFLARVNELHPDSDGKPFVIGNCQGGWALAMLASVAPELVGPILLAGSPLSYWAGVRGKNPMRYAGGLTGGTWTASLAGDLGNGRFDGAHLVENFEKLDPANTLWKKSYNLYAKVDTEPSRYLEFERWWGGHYLLNKAEMEWITQKLFVGNELVHGNIASHDGKLRVDMRNIRSPIMVFASWGDNITPPQQALNWVADLYDSVEDIRNNEQTIVYCLHNKVGHLGIFVSAGVANKEHSEFASALDLIDVLAPGLYEAIIEDVAPDAPGQEYIEGRYIIRFEARDVPDILALDDGREDEQAFEVVKRASEINQGVYDRYFSAAVRTFSNEASARLLRELHPARFERTLISPKNPWLWWLPGLAAQVREQRKPVAADNPLWQWQQQMSDFIVQSLDHYRDLRDAAQEQLFRAIYESPQLATLIGVQPAGEPRKQTLAWESRELARLKREALDPSFEHGTLADGFIRLLVYVGIGMGVIDERPFNAIRRTMRNIHNEYPLTLMQLKDTIRRQVSLVRADHHRALKGLSLLLPEQHIRHQAWMLVRDLQLVNKHEIPAEQRQRLETVADALGLSEQDRQAVLGKTAQSPIAPVLQPLAAAAQQEAAESKATPATSPAEKPAARKPAASQPKPALDTTAIAPPAAAPKRKAPAKANGKSPTGVKTGKPAASDKPPRES; translated from the coding sequence ATGTGGTCCACTACTGCAGTTCAAGGCGGAGTCCTTCCGTCTGCTCAACCGTTGTTTGATTACTGGCTGGACGCCTGCCAACGCGGCATCTTGTACTGGGATACGCTGTATCGCCGCGGCGAGGCGTATCTGGAACACTGCGAGAGCGGCAAGCCGCCGGTGCTGGTGTTCGATTACCAAATCATCATGGATGCCCGCGAGCTGCCCGACCCGGCCAATTACGCGCTGGCCGCCATCAAGCCGCCATCGAACTGCCCTGCGACAGACGCGTCCAAACGCCCCTTCGTCGTGATTGACCCGCGCGCCGGCCATGGTCCCGGCATAGGCGGCTTCAAGATGGACAGCGAAATCGGCATCGCGCTGCAACAAGGCCACCCCTGCTATTTCGTGATGTTTTTCCCGCAGCCGGTGCCGGGCCAAACCATAGAAAGCGTAGCCAAGGCGGAAGGCCACTTCCTGGCCCGCGTCAACGAACTGCACCCCGACAGCGACGGCAAACCCTTTGTGATCGGCAATTGCCAGGGCGGCTGGGCCTTGGCCATGCTGGCATCCGTGGCCCCAGAGCTGGTCGGCCCCATCCTGCTGGCAGGCTCTCCACTATCCTACTGGGCCGGCGTGCGCGGCAAGAACCCGATGCGCTACGCCGGCGGCCTGACCGGCGGCACCTGGACCGCCTCGCTGGCCGGCGACCTGGGCAATGGCCGCTTCGACGGCGCCCATCTGGTGGAAAACTTCGAAAAGCTGGACCCGGCCAATACCCTGTGGAAAAAGTCCTACAATCTGTACGCCAAAGTCGACACCGAGCCGTCGCGCTACCTGGAGTTCGAACGCTGGTGGGGCGGGCACTATCTGCTCAACAAAGCGGAAATGGAATGGATCACCCAGAAGCTGTTCGTCGGCAATGAACTGGTCCACGGCAATATCGCCAGCCATGACGGCAAGCTCAGAGTGGACATGCGCAACATCCGCTCGCCCATCATGGTGTTCGCCTCCTGGGGCGACAACATCACCCCCCCGCAGCAGGCGCTGAACTGGGTGGCGGACTTGTACGACAGCGTGGAAGACATCCGCAATAACGAACAAACCATCGTCTACTGCCTGCACAACAAGGTGGGGCACCTCGGCATCTTCGTGTCCGCGGGCGTCGCAAACAAAGAGCACAGCGAATTCGCCAGCGCGCTGGACCTGATAGACGTGCTGGCCCCGGGCTTGTACGAAGCCATCATTGAAGACGTGGCGCCGGACGCGCCGGGCCAGGAGTATATCGAAGGCCGCTACATCATCCGCTTCGAAGCGCGCGATGTGCCGGACATCCTGGCGCTGGACGACGGCCGCGAGGACGAGCAAGCCTTTGAAGTCGTCAAACGCGCCTCCGAAATCAATCAAGGCGTTTACGACCGCTACTTCTCGGCGGCGGTGCGGACCTTCAGCAACGAGGCCAGCGCCCGGCTATTGCGCGAACTCCACCCGGCGCGCTTCGAACGCACGCTGATCTCGCCGAAAAACCCCTGGCTGTGGTGGCTGCCGGGCCTCGCCGCCCAGGTGCGCGAGCAACGCAAACCGGTGGCGGCCGACAATCCGCTGTGGCAATGGCAGCAGCAGATGTCCGACTTCATCGTCCAATCGCTGGATCATTACCGCGACCTGCGCGACGCCGCCCAGGAACAGCTGTTCCGCGCCATATACGAATCGCCGCAACTGGCGACGCTGATCGGCGTGCAGCCGGCTGGCGAGCCGCGCAAGCAGACGCTGGCCTGGGAAAGCCGCGAGCTCGCCCGACTCAAGCGCGAAGCGCTGGACCCAAGCTTCGAGCACGGCACGCTGGCCGACGGCTTCATCCGCCTGCTGGTTTATGTCGGCATCGGCATGGGCGTCATCGACGAGCGGCCGTTCAACGCCATCCGCCGCACCATGCGCAACATCCATAACGAGTACCCGCTCACCCTGATGCAGCTAAAAGACACCATCAGGCGGCAGGTTTCGCTGGTTCGGGCCGATCATCATCGCGCCTTGAAGGGTCTCAGCCTCCTGCTGCCGGAACAGCATATCCGCCATCAAGCCTGGATGCTGGTTCGCGATCTGCAGCTGGTGAACAAGCATGAGATTCCGGCCGAGCAAAGACAGCGGCTGGAAACCGTGGCCGACGCGCTGGGCCTGTCCGAGCAAGACCGGCAAGCCGTGCTGGGGAAAACCGCGCAGAGCCCCATCGCGCCGGTCCTGCAGCCTCTTGCCGCCGCCGCTCAACAGGAGGCGGCGGAGAGCAAGGCGACGCCGGCAACCAGTCCGGCGGAAAAGCCGGCCGCGCGCAAGCCGGCTGCGTCCCAGCCTAAGCCCGCCCTGGACACGACAGCCATTGCGCCGCCCGCTGCCGCGCCCAAACGCAAAGCGCCAGCCAAGGCCAACGGCAAGTCCCCGACCGGCGTCAAAACCGGGAAACCCGCCGCAAGCGACAAGCCGCCGCGCGAATCCTAA
- a CDS encoding trimeric intracellular cation channel family protein: MLTLIYLIAITAEAMTGALAAGRRHMDIFGVSVIAFLTALGGGTVRDIILGRYPIGWTQHPEYVLLVLAGGIAAVLISRYMRHLNNLFLVLDALGLVAFTIIGCDVALGMHYHPVIVAMAGMITGIAGGILRDVLCNRVPIVFRRELYASVSLLVAVLYLGLNALALQHDWNIAASFAFGLALRMTALWREWQLPVFSYRHSGY; the protein is encoded by the coding sequence ATGCTGACCTTAATCTACCTGATCGCCATCACCGCAGAAGCAATGACTGGCGCGCTGGCCGCCGGCCGCCGCCACATGGACATCTTCGGCGTATCCGTCATCGCCTTTCTCACCGCGCTGGGCGGCGGCACGGTCCGCGACATCATTCTCGGCCGCTACCCGATAGGCTGGACCCAACATCCTGAATATGTATTGCTGGTCTTGGCCGGCGGCATCGCCGCCGTGCTGATTTCGCGCTATATGCGGCATCTGAACAATTTGTTCCTGGTGCTGGACGCGCTGGGCCTGGTGGCCTTCACCATCATTGGCTGCGACGTGGCGCTGGGCATGCACTACCACCCGGTCATCGTGGCGATGGCGGGCATGATCACCGGCATCGCCGGCGGCATCTTGCGCGACGTGCTGTGCAATCGCGTGCCCATCGTGTTCCGCCGCGAGCTCTACGCCAGCGTCTCCTTGCTGGTCGCCGTCCTCTACCTGGGCCTGAATGCGCTGGCGCTGCAGCACGACTGGAATATCGCCGCCAGCTTCGCCTTCGGCCTGGCGCTGCGCATGACCGCGCTATGGCGCGAATGGCAATTGCCGGTATTTTCATATCGGCACAGCGGCTACTGA
- a CDS encoding helix-turn-helix domain-containing protein, whose protein sequence is MPRLLLPPAPELAGIVRYFHLQWDGGGAMQVPATPFMHLGILLEGAGQMAFHGQPATDTPRSFVSGALSRPCAIRATPGSRFISALLRIGQAQRLFPPTCDAFTDQVWPLQELVGHAEEEKLHDSLQRCATPQEQVRAMSGWLKRLAAKREDQRGSILLLPPRQLFDDGKDLAKRSGLGVRQFERRFLASYGLTLRDTRRMFRFINMMGILIARPDARGQLGWLAQECGYFDQAHMARDFKALSGMTPGDFLRDVHDPSRPEMSLMRYSQTEQSLVLGAQSSEVLLLSNPRAGPADSMSDQSRPHPLRHAAPAP, encoded by the coding sequence ATGCCCAGACTGCTGCTTCCCCCCGCGCCGGAACTGGCCGGCATCGTCCGCTATTTTCATTTGCAATGGGATGGCGGCGGCGCGATGCAAGTCCCCGCCACCCCTTTCATGCACTTGGGCATCCTGCTGGAAGGCGCCGGCCAAATGGCCTTCCATGGACAACCCGCCACTGATACGCCGCGCAGTTTTGTCAGCGGCGCGCTTAGCCGCCCCTGCGCGATACGCGCCACGCCGGGCAGCCGCTTCATCAGCGCGCTGCTGCGGATCGGCCAGGCCCAGCGCCTGTTCCCGCCCACATGCGACGCCTTCACGGACCAGGTATGGCCGCTGCAAGAGCTGGTCGGCCATGCGGAAGAGGAGAAGCTGCATGACAGCCTGCAACGCTGCGCCACTCCGCAGGAGCAGGTCCGCGCCATGAGCGGCTGGCTGAAACGATTGGCGGCCAAACGCGAAGACCAGCGCGGCTCCATCCTTTTGCTTCCCCCTCGCCAGTTATTCGATGACGGCAAGGACTTGGCGAAACGAAGCGGACTGGGCGTGCGCCAGTTCGAGCGGCGCTTCCTGGCCAGCTATGGCCTGACGCTGCGGGACACTCGGCGCATGTTCCGCTTCATCAATATGATGGGCATTCTGATCGCCCGGCCGGATGCCCGCGGCCAATTGGGCTGGCTGGCCCAAGAGTGCGGTTATTTCGATCAGGCCCACATGGCGCGCGATTTCAAAGCCCTGTCCGGCATGACGCCGGGCGACTTTCTGCGCGACGTGCATGACCCCTCTCGGCCTGAAATGAGCTTGATGCGCTACAGCCAGACTGAGCAGAGCCTGGTCTTGGGCGCGCAAAGCAGCGAGGTATTGCTGCTTTCAAACCCGCGCGCCGGACCAGCCGATAGCATGTCGGATCAATCCAGACCCCATCCATTGCGTCATGCCGCGCCGGCCCCATAA
- a CDS encoding PAS domain S-box protein produces the protein MERAGGAGRFFSRFDLPTEGAWGAAAVLLMTLPPAWAMGVSQQAAPLWLGNALLIWRGRSARLPWWWPICLWLGCLPLGWLNGSLMALANALQVALGVWLLRRRAADPRRDVDDAALIATRAADGALAFAPGAVLLAMAADGVGAMQWLSGGLTASLLGWVWLAGRSAETEGGGVRLILILLMAAGMSAMWRIDANWCLAALALPFLCAILLLPAGKTRLCLLLLATGHGLLFSAPAFSQAAHALPQPLPWLQLLSASLAALLAHAAHHARSQSRAAQLGDDCLRNSLEGQISGCALLDGDGRIRESNAYLCDLLGWQAEELIGLPYECLCHPADASLWTQCRALALEGAGAPVPMELRLQRSDGEIVWCGMQIGLYSQLGEENGLRVYVCELGERMAERGRLSELSEMLSLATSAAGMGLWEWDVKRQVLHCDGKMRRLNGMADEESDFIAKLWPRLRPEDAAAWRRLLELRWPASGSAGWDYQVADGADGGRTLRLVGQIRYDEYQQPQSVVGLCWDISDEVEMRRMLSDARERLQAVLDNVPAMVGCWNRQTVNQFANRGYLDWFGLAPGQVEGRLMSDVLGMEVYRGVQHQVWRALQGEPVLFEHSVPDAQGKERHTLASYVPYREEGEVAGFYAFETDITPLKMARREQRQVQARLQSIVDSASEFAILAMDLKGGVTVFSVGAEKMLGYRAEAMVEQGALLSLLDQEELDGRRTESGAAAGEALDVFWGSARQAGAVEGEWTFVRQDGGKVPVYAVVNGIWRDGGLQGFICIAKDVSREREARQALERAKDAAEVASRAKSEFVANVSHEIRTPMNGVQGMLHLMASTPLSTTQRKYLDMIQASCRALMSILNDILDFSKMEAGRFEVASEPFALDEVLDALAAIMSMNGASKNLALAIDVEPDAPMALQGDALRLQQVLVNLACNAIKFTEQGAVAVSVRVQGHGDERALRFEVADTGVGMSEAQLQTLFSAFSQADSSTTRRFGGTGLGLVISRRLVGLMGGQMAVESRQGSGSRFWFTLPVHEAAAASPLDNGACERLLLIEGHPACAAAMANHARRLACGVEACASSQSAMRWLESERCDGVLIDWSLSGVDGAALCRDLRERWPERALRLIAVVNASQRDRLDRAVELNWVDAVLTRPVTAPALAEALRQAGLHCQSFGERGAALAETRPPQLGSHLVLLVDDNEINLQVAGGMLQLAGLRVEMAANGRQAVDILRQRGGEFSLVLMDMQMPEMDGDAAAGVIRRELRLSLPIVAMSAGVSPSEQLHCLDAGMSDFIAKPVQADKLYPVLAKYLHAAAVPAEADARQEEAGIFSVELMRLAASSDNARSRVGKMMQLLVDNSDRQLDQIREALGAGGHEDVARQVHALRGSVGSFGALGLVAMLQELEREVLRGDLVQCEQLLANAQRELDKVTDAAKAWLSQHAS, from the coding sequence ATGGAACGAGCAGGTGGGGCCGGCCGTTTCTTTTCCCGCTTCGATCTGCCGACCGAGGGCGCGTGGGGCGCCGCGGCTGTTTTGCTGATGACTTTGCCGCCGGCCTGGGCCATGGGCGTTTCACAGCAGGCCGCGCCGCTGTGGCTGGGCAACGCGCTGCTGATCTGGCGCGGGCGTTCTGCCCGTCTGCCGTGGTGGTGGCCAATTTGCTTGTGGCTGGGCTGCCTGCCGCTGGGATGGCTGAATGGCAGCCTGATGGCGTTGGCCAACGCGCTTCAGGTGGCGCTTGGCGTTTGGCTGCTGCGGCGAAGGGCCGCGGACCCTCGCCGCGATGTGGACGATGCGGCGCTGATCGCGACGCGGGCGGCGGACGGCGCGCTGGCTTTCGCGCCTGGCGCGGTCTTGCTCGCCATGGCTGCGGATGGGGTTGGCGCCATGCAATGGCTGAGCGGCGGCTTGACCGCCAGCTTGCTTGGCTGGGTTTGGCTGGCGGGGCGTTCGGCGGAGACGGAAGGCGGGGGCGTCCGCCTGATTCTGATCTTGCTGATGGCGGCGGGAATGAGCGCCATGTGGCGAATCGACGCGAATTGGTGCCTGGCCGCTTTGGCCTTGCCCTTTTTGTGCGCGATTCTGCTTTTGCCGGCCGGAAAGACGCGGCTATGCCTGCTGTTGCTGGCGACGGGCCATGGCTTGTTGTTTTCGGCGCCTGCATTCTCTCAGGCGGCGCACGCTTTGCCGCAACCCTTGCCATGGCTGCAGCTCCTGTCGGCGTCGCTCGCCGCGCTTCTCGCGCATGCCGCGCATCACGCTCGTTCCCAGTCGCGGGCGGCGCAGCTGGGAGACGACTGCCTGCGCAACTCACTGGAGGGGCAGATCAGCGGATGCGCTTTGCTGGATGGCGATGGGCGGATACGGGAAAGCAATGCGTATCTGTGCGATCTGCTGGGCTGGCAAGCGGAAGAGTTGATCGGTCTGCCTTATGAGTGCTTGTGCCATCCCGCGGATGCGTCGTTATGGACGCAATGCCGCGCGCTGGCCCTGGAGGGCGCGGGCGCGCCGGTGCCGATGGAATTGCGCCTGCAGCGCAGCGACGGCGAGATTGTCTGGTGCGGCATGCAGATTGGCCTTTATTCACAGCTGGGCGAAGAAAACGGTTTGCGGGTCTATGTCTGCGAGCTGGGCGAGCGCATGGCCGAGCGTGGACGCCTCTCGGAGTTAAGCGAGATGCTGAGTCTCGCCACCTCCGCGGCGGGCATGGGCTTGTGGGAGTGGGACGTCAAGCGGCAGGTCTTGCATTGCGACGGCAAGATGCGGCGTTTGAACGGCATGGCCGATGAGGAGAGCGATTTCATCGCCAAGCTGTGGCCGCGGCTGCGGCCTGAAGATGCGGCCGCGTGGCGGCGCCTGCTGGAGTTGAGGTGGCCGGCCAGCGGAAGCGCGGGCTGGGATTATCAAGTGGCGGACGGCGCGGACGGCGGGCGCACGCTCCGGCTGGTCGGGCAGATCCGCTATGACGAATATCAGCAGCCGCAGAGCGTAGTCGGCCTGTGCTGGGACATCAGCGATGAGGTGGAGATGCGCCGCATGCTGTCCGACGCGAGGGAGAGGCTGCAGGCCGTGCTGGATAATGTGCCGGCCATGGTGGGGTGCTGGAACCGGCAGACAGTCAATCAATTCGCTAACCGCGGCTATCTGGACTGGTTTGGATTGGCGCCAGGCCAGGTCGAGGGCCGGTTGATGTCGGATGTGCTGGGCATGGAGGTTTATCGCGGGGTCCAGCACCAAGTCTGGAGGGCTTTGCAGGGCGAGCCGGTTTTGTTCGAGCATAGCGTGCCGGATGCGCAAGGGAAGGAGCGGCATACGCTCGCATCGTATGTGCCTTACCGAGAGGAGGGAGAGGTCGCGGGTTTCTATGCCTTTGAAACCGACATCACGCCGCTCAAGATGGCCCGGCGGGAACAGAGGCAAGTCCAGGCCAGGCTGCAGAGCATTGTGGACTCCGCCAGCGAGTTCGCTATTCTGGCGATGGATTTGAAGGGCGGCGTGACGGTGTTCAGCGTCGGCGCGGAGAAAATGCTGGGCTATCGAGCCGAGGCGATGGTCGAGCAGGGCGCGCTGTTGAGCTTGCTGGATCAAGAGGAGTTGGACGGACGCAGGACGGAGTCCGGGGCCGCGGCCGGAGAGGCGCTGGACGTCTTCTGGGGCTCGGCGCGCCAGGCCGGAGCGGTAGAGGGGGAGTGGACCTTTGTCCGCCAGGATGGGGGCAAAGTGCCGGTCTATGCGGTGGTGAACGGCATTTGGCGGGATGGCGGACTGCAGGGCTTTATCTGCATCGCCAAGGATGTCAGCCGCGAGCGGGAGGCCAGGCAGGCTTTGGAGCGGGCGAAGGACGCGGCCGAGGTGGCGAGCCGCGCCAAGAGCGAATTCGTCGCCAATGTGAGCCATGAGATCCGGACGCCGATGAATGGCGTGCAGGGCATGCTGCATTTGATGGCCAGTACGCCGTTAAGCACCACCCAGCGCAAATATCTGGACATGATACAGGCGTCCTGCCGCGCCCTGATGTCCATTCTCAACGACATCCTCGATTTCTCAAAAATGGAAGCGGGGCGGTTTGAGGTCGCCAGCGAGCCCTTTGCGCTGGATGAGGTATTGGACGCGCTGGCCGCCATCATGTCCATGAACGGCGCGAGCAAAAACCTGGCGCTGGCCATTGATGTCGAGCCGGATGCGCCGATGGCGCTGCAGGGCGATGCGTTGCGGCTGCAGCAGGTGTTGGTCAATCTGGCGTGCAATGCGATCAAGTTCACCGAGCAGGGCGCGGTGGCGGTGTCGGTCCGCGTTCAGGGGCATGGCGATGAGCGGGCGCTGCGGTTTGAGGTCGCCGATACCGGCGTGGGCATGAGCGAGGCCCAGCTGCAAACCCTTTTCAGCGCCTTTTCGCAGGCCGACAGCTCCACGACGCGCCGTTTCGGCGGAACCGGTCTGGGCTTGGTGATTTCGCGCAGGCTGGTGGGGCTGATGGGCGGACAAATGGCTGTGGAAAGCCGGCAAGGCTCAGGCAGCCGGTTTTGGTTCACTTTGCCGGTCCATGAGGCCGCCGCCGCTTCGCCTTTGGATAATGGCGCTTGCGAGCGGCTGTTGTTGATCGAGGGACATCCGGCTTGCGCCGCGGCCATGGCCAACCACGCCCGCCGCTTGGCGTGCGGGGTTGAGGCTTGCGCGAGCTCGCAGTCCGCCATGCGCTGGCTGGAGAGCGAGCGCTGCGACGGCGTGTTGATAGACTGGAGCTTGTCGGGCGTGGACGGCGCCGCGCTGTGCCGAGACTTGAGGGAGCGCTGGCCCGAGCGCGCGCTGCGGCTGATCGCCGTGGTCAACGCCAGCCAAAGAGACAGGCTTGACCGCGCGGTGGAGTTGAATTGGGTGGACGCGGTGCTGACCCGGCCGGTGACGGCGCCGGCTTTGGCCGAGGCGCTGCGGCAGGCCGGCCTGCATTGCCAGTCATTCGGCGAGCGCGGCGCGGCGTTGGCGGAAACCCGGCCGCCGCAGCTTGGCAGCCACCTGGTGCTGCTGGTGGACGATAACGAGATCAATCTTCAGGTGGCGGGCGGCATGCTGCAATTGGCCGGATTGCGCGTGGAGATGGCGGCAAACGGCCGGCAGGCCGTGGATATCCTGCGCCAGCGCGGCGGCGAATTCTCGCTGGTGCTGATGGATATGCAAATGCCGGAAATGGATGGCGACGCGGCGGCTGGCGTGATTCGCCGGGAGTTGCGGCTGTCTTTGCCCATTGTCGCCATGAGCGCCGGCGTTTCGCCTTCCGAGCAACTGCATTGTCTGGACGCGGGCATGAGCGACTTCATCGCCAAACCGGTGCAGGCGGACAAGCTGTATCCCGTGCTGGCCAAATATCTTCATGCCGCGGCGGTGCCGGCCGAGGCGGACGCGCGGCAAGAGGAGGCCGGGATTTTTTCAGTCGAATTGATGCGCTTGGCCGCCAGCAGCGACAATGCGCGCAGCCGGGTGGGCAAGATGATGCAATTGCTGGTGGATAATAGCGACAGGCAACTAGACCAGATACGCGAGGCTTTGGGCGCGGGCGGGCATGAGGACGTGGCCAGGCAGGTGCATGCCCTGCGCGGCAGCGTGGGCTCCTTCGGCGCATTGGGATTGGTGGCGATGTTGCAGGAGCTGGAGCGCGAGGTGCTGCGGGGCGATCTTGTCCAGTGCGAGCAATTATTGGCCAATGCTCAGCGGGAGTTGGATAAGGTCACCGACGCCGCCAAGGCGTGGCTGAGCCAGCATGCCTCTTAG